In a genomic window of Quercus lobata isolate SW786 chromosome 4, ValleyOak3.0 Primary Assembly, whole genome shotgun sequence:
- the LOC115986362 gene encoding AT-rich interactive domain-containing protein 1 isoform X1, producing MAGWSMLADGSALDCVKTPEKKLKQKDFWVDLKPGSNGSDIQLDSDKLRCEFEGFLQRFGKEICGRDCVRPLPPMLGDGQRVDLLKLLFAVRENGGYSVVSEEGLWDLVALESGLLGPNLGSTLKLIYIKYLDLLERWLKRVFDDKEHLMEFQDQIKDFLAKVPDQKKKRKDEDYPNLELEFKELKSRADGEGLLALDSKKNVEKISDGKKGVIVLDGDVNGVSHEDEKKACIDLSECVVNLQDNGKLFDNDEIEGVVMRLDGGSKCDDVVILDATTEEEGSFCRKRKRESLCGLLNWVVGVAKDPCDPAVGSVPEWSVWKSHGKEEMWKQVLLAREAIFLKRQVESSADQWQKTQKMHPCMYDDQHGSNYNLRERFKCRKKLLSEKTMSQGRACSESSSASQSELDKNPCTEGMEDGLDKHLPGTSDTSTADSAIDKYASALEKYVPKRIPYGPRFEANVPEWTGVASESDPKWLGTQVWPLEKGEHRYLIERDPIGKGRQDSCGCEVPGSIGCVKFHIAEKRLRVKLELGSAFYRWKFDRMGEEVKISWTAEEEKKFEAILRSTPPPLQKCFWDQIFKIFPTKSRADLVSYYFNVYLLQRRGYQNRVTPNNIDSDDEEESGLVTNGNGHEADKSPYSILYSPKKPYANFR from the exons ATGGCAGGGTGGTCGATGCTTGCTGATGGGTCTGCTTTAGATTGCGTCAAAACCCCAGAAAAGAAGCTAAAGCAAAAAGATTTCTGGGTCGATCTAAAACCGGGTTCCAATGGATCCGATATCCAACTAGATTCCGATAAGCTTCGATGCGAGTTCGAAGGGTTTCTTCAACGTTTTGGCAAGGAGATCTGCGGTCGAGACTGTGTTCGGCCTCTACCTCCAATGCTTGGAGATGGGCAGCGTGTGGATTTGCTTAAGCTTTTGTTTGCTGTGAGAGAGAATGGTGGGTACAGCGTTGTTTCTGAAGAGGGGTTGTGGGATTTGGTGGCATTAGAATCGGGGTTGTTGGGTCCGAATCTGGGCTCGACTTTGAAATTGATTTACATCAAGTATTTGGATCTGCTGGAGAGATGGTTGAAGAGGGTTTTTGATGATAAGGAGCATTTGATGGAGTTTCAGGATCAGATTAAAGATTTTTTAGCCAAGGTTCCggatcagaagaagaagaggaaggatGAGGATTATCCGAATTTGGAATTAGAGTTTAAGGAGTTGAAGTCACGTGCTGATGGTGAGGGATTGTTGGCTTTGGATTCAAAGAAGAATGTTGAGAAAATTAGTGATGGTAAGAAAGGGGTGATAGTGTTGGATGGGGACGTGAATGGTGTTAGCCATGAGGATGAGAAAAAGGCGTGTATTGATTTGAGTGAGTGTGTAGTGAATTTACAAGacaatggaaaattatttgaCAATGACGAGATTGAGGGTGTGGTGATGCGTTTAGATGGAGGCAGTAAATGTGATGATGTAGTGATTTTGGATGCGACTACTGAGGAGGAGGGGAGTTTTTGTCGTAAGAGGAAGCGGGAGTCTTTATGTGGATTGCTAAACTGGGTTGTGGGGGTGGCAAAGGATCCTTGTGATCCAGCTGTTGGTTCAGTACCGGAATGGTCTGTGTGGAAGTCTCATGGGAAGGAGGAGATGTGGAAGCAGGTTTTGTTGGCTCGAGAGGCCATCTTCCTGAAAAGACAAGTGGAATCAAGCGCCGACCAATGGCAG AAAACTCAGAAGATGCATCCATGCATGTATGACGATCAACATGGGTCAAATTACAATCTTAGAGAGAGATTCAAATGTCGCAAGAAGCTTCTTTCTGAGAAAACAATGTCTCAAGGACGAGCTTGTTCAGAGTCCTCATCAGCCTCTCAAAGTGAGTTGGACAAAAATCCTTGTACAGAAGGAATGGAAGATGGATTGGACAAACATTTGCCTGGAACCTCTGATACGTCCACAGCAGATTCAGCAATTGACAAATATGCTTCAGCACTAGAGAAATATGTCCCAAAGCGCATTCCTTATGGGCCACGTTTTGAAGCTAATGTGCCAGAATGGACTGGTGTGGCTTCTGAAAGTGACCCTAAGTGGTTGGGGACCCAGGTCTGGCCTTTGGAAAAAGGAGAGCACAGATATCTCATTGAAAGGGATCCTATTGGTAAGGGAAGACAAGATTCATGTGGCTGTGAAGTGCCTGGTTCCATTGGATGTGTCAAGTTTCACATTGCTGAGAAAAGGTTGAGAGTGAAGTTGGAGCTGGGCTCAGCTTTCTACCGATGGAAATTTGATAGGATGGGTGAGGAAGTTAAAATTTCTTGGACTgcggaagaagaaaagaaatttgagGCTATACTGAGGTCAACTCCTCCTCCTCTTCAGAAGTGTTTCTGGgatcaaatttttaaaatttttcctaCCAAGAGCAGAGCTGATTTGGTGAGCTACTATTTCAATGTATATCTTCTGCAGCGCAGAGGATATCAGAATAGAGTTACTCCAAATAACATTGACAGCGATGATGAAGAAGAATCTGGATTAGTAACTAATGGTAATGGGCATGAGGCAGACAAGTCACCATACTCCATCTTGTATTCCCCAAAGAAACCATATGCCAATTTTAGATAG
- the LOC115986362 gene encoding AT-rich interactive domain-containing protein 1 isoform X2: MLADGSALDCVKTPEKKLKQKDFWVDLKPGSNGSDIQLDSDKLRCEFEGFLQRFGKEICGRDCVRPLPPMLGDGQRVDLLKLLFAVRENGGYSVVSEEGLWDLVALESGLLGPNLGSTLKLIYIKYLDLLERWLKRVFDDKEHLMEFQDQIKDFLAKVPDQKKKRKDEDYPNLELEFKELKSRADGEGLLALDSKKNVEKISDGKKGVIVLDGDVNGVSHEDEKKACIDLSECVVNLQDNGKLFDNDEIEGVVMRLDGGSKCDDVVILDATTEEEGSFCRKRKRESLCGLLNWVVGVAKDPCDPAVGSVPEWSVWKSHGKEEMWKQVLLAREAIFLKRQVESSADQWQKTQKMHPCMYDDQHGSNYNLRERFKCRKKLLSEKTMSQGRACSESSSASQSELDKNPCTEGMEDGLDKHLPGTSDTSTADSAIDKYASALEKYVPKRIPYGPRFEANVPEWTGVASESDPKWLGTQVWPLEKGEHRYLIERDPIGKGRQDSCGCEVPGSIGCVKFHIAEKRLRVKLELGSAFYRWKFDRMGEEVKISWTAEEEKKFEAILRSTPPPLQKCFWDQIFKIFPTKSRADLVSYYFNVYLLQRRGYQNRVTPNNIDSDDEEESGLVTNGNGHEADKSPYSILYSPKKPYANFR; this comes from the exons ATGCTTGCTGATGGGTCTGCTTTAGATTGCGTCAAAACCCCAGAAAAGAAGCTAAAGCAAAAAGATTTCTGGGTCGATCTAAAACCGGGTTCCAATGGATCCGATATCCAACTAGATTCCGATAAGCTTCGATGCGAGTTCGAAGGGTTTCTTCAACGTTTTGGCAAGGAGATCTGCGGTCGAGACTGTGTTCGGCCTCTACCTCCAATGCTTGGAGATGGGCAGCGTGTGGATTTGCTTAAGCTTTTGTTTGCTGTGAGAGAGAATGGTGGGTACAGCGTTGTTTCTGAAGAGGGGTTGTGGGATTTGGTGGCATTAGAATCGGGGTTGTTGGGTCCGAATCTGGGCTCGACTTTGAAATTGATTTACATCAAGTATTTGGATCTGCTGGAGAGATGGTTGAAGAGGGTTTTTGATGATAAGGAGCATTTGATGGAGTTTCAGGATCAGATTAAAGATTTTTTAGCCAAGGTTCCggatcagaagaagaagaggaaggatGAGGATTATCCGAATTTGGAATTAGAGTTTAAGGAGTTGAAGTCACGTGCTGATGGTGAGGGATTGTTGGCTTTGGATTCAAAGAAGAATGTTGAGAAAATTAGTGATGGTAAGAAAGGGGTGATAGTGTTGGATGGGGACGTGAATGGTGTTAGCCATGAGGATGAGAAAAAGGCGTGTATTGATTTGAGTGAGTGTGTAGTGAATTTACAAGacaatggaaaattatttgaCAATGACGAGATTGAGGGTGTGGTGATGCGTTTAGATGGAGGCAGTAAATGTGATGATGTAGTGATTTTGGATGCGACTACTGAGGAGGAGGGGAGTTTTTGTCGTAAGAGGAAGCGGGAGTCTTTATGTGGATTGCTAAACTGGGTTGTGGGGGTGGCAAAGGATCCTTGTGATCCAGCTGTTGGTTCAGTACCGGAATGGTCTGTGTGGAAGTCTCATGGGAAGGAGGAGATGTGGAAGCAGGTTTTGTTGGCTCGAGAGGCCATCTTCCTGAAAAGACAAGTGGAATCAAGCGCCGACCAATGGCAG AAAACTCAGAAGATGCATCCATGCATGTATGACGATCAACATGGGTCAAATTACAATCTTAGAGAGAGATTCAAATGTCGCAAGAAGCTTCTTTCTGAGAAAACAATGTCTCAAGGACGAGCTTGTTCAGAGTCCTCATCAGCCTCTCAAAGTGAGTTGGACAAAAATCCTTGTACAGAAGGAATGGAAGATGGATTGGACAAACATTTGCCTGGAACCTCTGATACGTCCACAGCAGATTCAGCAATTGACAAATATGCTTCAGCACTAGAGAAATATGTCCCAAAGCGCATTCCTTATGGGCCACGTTTTGAAGCTAATGTGCCAGAATGGACTGGTGTGGCTTCTGAAAGTGACCCTAAGTGGTTGGGGACCCAGGTCTGGCCTTTGGAAAAAGGAGAGCACAGATATCTCATTGAAAGGGATCCTATTGGTAAGGGAAGACAAGATTCATGTGGCTGTGAAGTGCCTGGTTCCATTGGATGTGTCAAGTTTCACATTGCTGAGAAAAGGTTGAGAGTGAAGTTGGAGCTGGGCTCAGCTTTCTACCGATGGAAATTTGATAGGATGGGTGAGGAAGTTAAAATTTCTTGGACTgcggaagaagaaaagaaatttgagGCTATACTGAGGTCAACTCCTCCTCCTCTTCAGAAGTGTTTCTGGgatcaaatttttaaaatttttcctaCCAAGAGCAGAGCTGATTTGGTGAGCTACTATTTCAATGTATATCTTCTGCAGCGCAGAGGATATCAGAATAGAGTTACTCCAAATAACATTGACAGCGATGATGAAGAAGAATCTGGATTAGTAACTAATGGTAATGGGCATGAGGCAGACAAGTCACCATACTCCATCTTGTATTCCCCAAAGAAACCATATGCCAATTTTAGATAG
- the LOC115985453 gene encoding uncharacterized protein LOC115985453, translating to MSVGFINGLVVPSSGRSGSLAMLWRKEIFVDIQSYLGRHIDAIVTEDSGFKWWITGFYGNPEVHRGKELWDLLKALNKKVNLPWLCFGDFNEIVSMEEKMGGARRPQRQMDDFREGINCCRFRDLGYCGPDFTWRNIQEGVHKMYLRLDHALATQEWIDHFKDMRVHHLVESTSDHYALLITDSITSQSPQKRRFQFEAMWTRRDECRDIIKAAWNESVNSNTPDSIAAGLKHCADDLSRWNRLVLGHVLRQIQNKRKILSDLVLRDQNGSNGSEINKIGKEINDLLDYKEIMWQQRSKVQWMGLGNRNTKYFHTKAFGRKKKNTITKLMDERGT from the coding sequence atgagtgTTGGATTCATCAACGGCTTAGTTGTTCCAAGTTCGGGAAGAAGTGGGAGTTTGGCTATGTTGTGgagaaaggaaatttttgtAGATATCCAAAGCTATTTGGGGAGGCATATTGATGCCATTGTTACTGAAGATTCAGGGTTTAAATGGTGGATTACTGGATTTTATGGAAATCCTGAGGTCCATCGAGGAAAGGAATTGTGGGATTTATTAAAAGCTCTTAACAAAAAGGTTAACCTCCCTTGGTTGTGCTTCGGCGACTTCAATGAAATCGTATCAATGGAGGAGAAGATGGGTGGAGCTCGAAGACCACAAAGGCAAATGGATGATTTCAGAGAAGGAATAAATTGTTGTCGGTTCAGGGACCTTGGCTATTGTGGTCCGGATTTTACTTGGCGTAATATCCAAGAGGGAGTACACAAAATGTATCTTCGATTAGATCATGCCCTGGCTACGCAAGAGTGGATTGATCACTTTAAGGATATGAGAGTGCACCATCTTGTGGAATCTACTAGTGACCATTATGCACTTCTGATCACTGATTCCATTACCTCACAAAGCCCCCAGAAGAGAAGGTTCCAGTTTGAAGCAATGTGGACAAGAAGAGATGAATGTAGAGATATTATTAAGGCAGCTTGGAATGAAAGTGTAAACTCTAATACTCCAGATAGCATAGCAGCAGGTCTCAAGCATTGTGCAGATGATTTATCAAGGTGGAACAGATTAGTTTTAGGCCATGTTCTAAGGCAGATTCagaataaaaggaaaatccTAAGTGACCTGGTCTTGAGGGATCAAAATGGAAGCAATGGTAGTGAAATCAACAAGATCGGGAAGGAGATTAATGACTTACTGGATTATAAGGAGATCATGTGGCAACAAAGGTCCAAAGTACAGTGGATGGGTCTTGGGAATCGCAATACAAAATACTTCCACACAAAGGCCtttgggagaaaaaagaaaaacaccatTACCAAGCTCATGGATGAGAGGGGGACCTAG